The Oncorhynchus gorbuscha isolate QuinsamMale2020 ecotype Even-year linkage group LG04, OgorEven_v1.0, whole genome shotgun sequence genome includes the window CCCTAGCAGCTGGCCTGTGCTGGACTACGCTGACTACGGCTGCTACTGTGGGAAGGGCGGCTCAGGCACACCTGTGGATGATCTGGACAGGTACGCAGTCATGGAGGGGAAGATGGGGTCAGGGATAGTGAACACGGCAAGAATCTGAGAAGAGGATTCATTTGAACCTGGAGGTTGTGTACATGGTGTAGGTGGATGGCGGGAGTTATACAGTgtgtttggaggggggggggctataTATACATTACCTTTAACAGGAAGTCAGTAACTATACTTGTATTGAAACAGATGCCCTCTGTGTGTTCCAGATGCTGTCAGGTTCATGACTACTGCTACTCTGATTCCATGCAGCACGAGGATTGCTGGGGCATCTTTGACAACCCTTACACTGAAATATATAGCTACCAGTGTGACAGAGCCTCTAAGACTGTCACCTGCAAAGGCGAGTGTGATCAGCATAACTACAGGATTAAAAAACAGTCCCTTTGTCAAAATATAACTTTTATTCTGCAACAGCACCCTCTTTAGGGTGATCTAGTCCTCTGCATCTTTTAAATTGGAGAAGCTCTATTTTCCTTCCCCCTTGAAAACCATTTACCAttaccccatctttctctctcgattttccctcttcttcccctcccgCCTCATTTTttgttcttctgtctctctctcatacagaAAACAACAATCCGTGTGAGATGTTTATCTGCGAGTGTGACAGACAAGCAGCCATGTGCTTTGACAAGGCGGGGTACAACCCAGAGCATGAGCACCTTCCCGGTGAGCACTGCTAGTATGGTAATGCACGGGGAACCAGGACATAACCTGCAGTGGCCCACCTTCTCTTGAAATCGATAACAGCTGTTATGATCCAATATGTGCCTTTGTATTGGTTATTGCTATTCATATACACCCACAGATAGAGTGGAAAAGACCTCCAAGAAAGCTATTAAATTCTGACATACCAAGGTTTAATTAAACTTTATTCTGTGAATAAGCTCACATTATTCACTGTGTGCTTCTTATGCTCAATACCATAATTTGTGATTTTTGTACAGTCAATGAAAGAAATCCATCCTTTCTCCTGTATCTTGAGACTGTCATGTTTAATCAGTCGTGCAGATCTGGCATAGCTTACAGCTCATGTGTCAATGGCAAGCATGGGTCTACTGTTTCTCATTTCCCCTTTGCCTCACAGATGTAATTGTACATTAGGCTGCAATCTGCATCATTCCAAAGCTTGCGTCGTCTGTGTGGACCGTTATGAAGCTGTCCACAGTCCTCTCCAATCACACCAACCTGCCAGTCGTCTGGCTGCCCTTTATCCCAGAAGCTGAGCAAAGACAGTAGAGGGAAGGATATtacatattataaactgggtggttcgagccctgaatgctgattggctgacagccgtggtataccaTGGGTATGCCAAAACATATGTTTTTACTTCTCTGGTTAGGTTGGtaatcagtttataatagcaataaggcatctcGGGGGTCTGTGGTATATGGACAaaataccacagctaagggctgtaccCAATCACTCTGCATTGCgtcatgcataagaacagccctaagccgtggtatattggccatataatcACACCCCCttaggccttattgcttaattatattgTCTGATGACTGTGTTTTTAGGATGTGATAGACAATATCCCtagttcagaggaggctggtggggggagatataggaggatgggctcattgtaattgg containing:
- the LOC124034403 gene encoding phospholipase A2-like, whose protein sequence is MSSSHTLLLLTFCLPVLLAVHEPNPWALWQFRAMIVCVNPSSWPVLDYADYGCYCGKGGSGTPVDDLDRCCQVHDYCYSDSMQHEDCWGIFDNPYTEIYSYQCDRASKTVTCKENNNPCEMFICECDRQAAMCFDKAGYNPEHEHLPGEHC